A region from the Lolium perenne isolate Kyuss_39 chromosome 4, Kyuss_2.0, whole genome shotgun sequence genome encodes:
- the LOC127296353 gene encoding U-box domain-containing protein 21, which yields MALLARRARRSLATTKKLAAPAVAVELAIPAHFRCPISLDLMRDPVTAPTGITYDRESIEAWLDTGRAAVCPVTHAPLRRDDLVPNHATRRVIQDWCVANRSRGVERIPTPKIPVTPVQASELLFEVAESARAGDAAAAARCAAAVARVRALARESERNRRCFASIGTGRVLAAALESVAAAGSAIVEDVLAALVRMAPLDEEAARILSSPKSLGSLVAVAENGSLAGRLNAVLAIKEVVSSSDSACAGLSGKADEIVDALVKIIKAPICPQATKAAMVAAYHLARSDERVAARVATAGIVPLLIEALVDADKSVAEKALALLDAVLASEEGRASARGHALTVPLLVKKMFRVSDLATELIVSAMWRLGKSAGGDDGAVTRCLVEALRAGAFQKLLLLLQVGCRDATKEKTTELLRMLNKHKGAGECVDSMDFRGLNRLS from the coding sequence ATGGCGCTGCTTGCGCGGAGGGCGAGAAGATCGCTGGCGACGACCAAGAAACTGGCCGcaccggcggtggcggtggagctgGCCATCCCGGCGCACTTCCGGTGCCCGATCTCGCTGGACCTCATGCGCGACCCGGTCACGGCGCCGACCGGCATCACCTACGACCGCGAGAGCATCGAGGCGTGGCTGGACACGGGCCGCGCCGCCGTGTGCCCCGTCACCCACGCCCCGCTCCGCCGCGACGACCTCGTCCCCAACCACGCCACCCGCCGCGTCATCCAGGACTGGTGCGTCGCCAACCGCTCCCGGGGCGTCGAGCGCATCCCCACGCCCAAGATCCCCGTCACGCCCGTCCAGGCCTCCGAGCTCCTCTTCGAGGTCGCCGAGTCCGCGCGCGCCGGCGACGCCGCCGCGGCCGCACGGTGCGCCGCCGCGGTCGCCAGGGTCAGGGCCCTCGCCAGGGAAAGCGAGAGGAACCGGCGCTGCTTCGCGTCCATCGGCACCGGCCGCGTGCTCGCAGCCGCGCTCGAGTCGGTCGCGGCAGCCGGAAGCGCGATCGTCGAGGACGTTCTCGCGGCATTGGTCCGCATGGCGCCGTTGGACGAGGAAGCCGCGCGGATCCTGTCCTCGCCGAAATCGCTGGGCTCACTGGTCGCCGTCGCCGAGAACGGGAGCTTGGCGGGGAGGCTCAATGCCGTGCTGGCGATCAAGGAGGTCGTGTCCTCGTCCGACTCAGCGTGCGCGGGTTTGAGCGGGAAGGCCGACGAGATCGTGGACGCGCTGGTCAAGATCATCAAGGCACCCATCTGCCCGCAGGCCACCAAGGCCGCAATGGTCGCCGCCTACCATCTCGCGCGCTCCGACGAGCGCGTCGCGGCGCGCGTGGCGACGGCCGGCATCGTGCCATTGCTGATCGAGGCCCTCGTCGACGCCGACAAGAGCGTGGCCGAGAAGGCGCTGGCGCTGCTCGACGCCGTGCTCGCGTCGGAGGAAGGCCGCGCGAGCGCGCGCGGGCACGCGCTCACCGTGCCGCTGCTCGTCAAGAAGATGTTCCGCGTGTCCGACCTGGCCACCGAGCTCATCGTCTCGGCGATGTGGCGGCTCGGCAAGAGcgccggcggcgacgacggcgcggTGACGAGGTGCCTGGTCGAGGCGCTGCGTGCCGGCGCGTTCCAGAAGCTGCTGCTGCTCTTGCAGGTTGGCTGCAGGGATGCCACCAAGGAGAAGACCACCGAGCTGCTCAGGATGCTCAACAAGCACAAAGGCGCTGGGGAATGCGTCGACTCTATGGACTTCAGAGGGCTCAACAGGCTGTCTTGA